A genomic window from Alkalihalobacillus sp. AL-G includes:
- the rbfA gene encoding 30S ribosome-binding factor RbfA gives MSNLRANRVAEQMKKELGEIIGQKIKDPRVGFVTVTAVEVTGDLQQATVFISVFGDDEEKAKTLAGLAKATGFLRSEIGKRIRLRKTPEILFEFDHSIEYGNRIETLLGDLNKDRD, from the coding sequence ATGTCAAACTTGCGTGCGAACCGGGTTGCCGAACAAATGAAAAAGGAACTCGGAGAAATCATCGGTCAAAAAATTAAAGATCCACGTGTAGGGTTCGTCACTGTTACTGCAGTTGAGGTTACAGGAGACCTTCAACAGGCTACAGTCTTCATCTCAGTATTTGGTGACGACGAAGAAAAGGCAAAAACGTTAGCAGGGCTTGCAAAAGCAACTGGCTTCCTCCGTTCTGAAATCGGAAAACGAATTCGATTAAGAAAAACACCTGAGATTTTATTTGAATTCGACCACTCGATTGAATACGGAAACCGCATTGAAACATTGTTAGGAGATCTCAATAAAGATCGAGACTAA
- the truB gene encoding tRNA pseudouridine(55) synthase TruB, protein MDGIIPLFKPAGLTSHDCVARLRKLLGTKKVGHTGTLDPAVTGVLPICINRATKVAEYMSDYNKTYEAVVSLGSSTTTEDQTGEIVDKKVIDNITSAEIEHVLNEFIGTIKQIPPMYSAVKIDGKKLYEYARAGKTVERPARTVEILSLKLLSDPSRVESGNVTFKIQVSCSKGTYVRTLAVDIGKRLGVPAHMALLVRTQSGPFKLEDTISFDELEEVVNDGRISEYVLPIEKAVSIFPSTTVSGALEQQVLNGAVLEETKSLSNLRTAVYNEQGECLAIYKPHPKRPGWVKPEKVIKI, encoded by the coding sequence ATAGATGGAATCATCCCTTTGTTTAAGCCTGCAGGATTAACCTCTCATGATTGTGTGGCTCGACTCCGGAAACTACTTGGTACGAAAAAGGTTGGACATACTGGGACACTCGACCCTGCAGTCACAGGTGTTTTGCCGATTTGTATCAATCGAGCTACCAAAGTGGCGGAATACATGAGCGACTATAATAAAACATATGAAGCAGTTGTATCGCTGGGGTCATCGACAACAACAGAAGACCAGACTGGTGAAATTGTTGATAAAAAGGTAATCGATAATATAACTTCAGCAGAAATAGAACATGTACTAAACGAGTTCATTGGTACAATAAAACAAATTCCCCCAATGTATTCTGCCGTGAAGATTGATGGAAAAAAGTTGTATGAATACGCTAGAGCAGGGAAAACCGTCGAACGACCAGCAAGAACTGTGGAAATTCTCTCATTAAAATTACTCTCCGACCCTTCACGGGTTGAGTCCGGAAATGTAACGTTTAAAATTCAGGTGTCATGCAGTAAAGGAACCTACGTCCGAACACTAGCTGTAGATATCGGGAAAAGGCTCGGCGTTCCTGCACACATGGCTTTATTGGTGCGGACTCAATCAGGTCCTTTTAAACTAGAAGACACCATTTCTTTTGATGAACTAGAGGAAGTAGTAAATGATGGCAGAATTTCAGAATATGTTTTACCTATTGAAAAGGCGGTATCGATTTTTCCGTCAACCACAGTTTCAGGTGCATTAGAACAGCAAGTATTGAATGGTGCTGTGCTTGAAGAGACCAAAAGCCTTTCAAATCTAAGGACTGCCGTTTATAATGAACAGGGAGAGTGTTTGGCGATTTATAAACCACATCCGAAGCGCCCTGGATGGGTCAAACCTGAAAAAGTGATTAAAATATAG
- the ribF gene encoding bifunctional riboflavin kinase/FAD synthetase gives MKTFRIDFNLMNKDMTFPPTAMAVGYFDGIHRGHKQVIDKAKQIADEHDYESAVMTFDPHPSVVLGKGTGEHEHITPVEDKVEIMEDLGIDRLYIITFSKEFASLTPQEFVDLFVIGFNVKHVVAGFDFSFGKKGEGTMETLPFHSRGKFDHTTVDKVAINGEKVSSTLIRTLIRTGSVERIPNYMGRRYRLRGSVVRGEQRGSTIGFPTANILPADSYLFPATGVYAVKLFVNANWYKGVCNVGYKPTFHNEMEGLPSVEVHLFCFNQSIYGEKVIVEWCQRLRDEKKFSSAEELIKQISIDSEMAMAYFENSSE, from the coding sequence TTGAAAACATTCCGTATTGATTTTAACTTGATGAACAAAGACATGACTTTTCCTCCTACAGCTATGGCAGTAGGTTATTTTGACGGTATTCACCGCGGTCATAAACAAGTGATTGACAAAGCGAAACAGATTGCGGATGAGCACGATTACGAATCCGCTGTCATGACGTTTGATCCGCATCCATCCGTCGTACTTGGTAAAGGTACTGGTGAACATGAACACATCACACCTGTAGAAGACAAGGTGGAAATCATGGAGGACCTTGGAATCGACCGGCTTTACATTATAACCTTCAGTAAGGAGTTTGCATCTCTGACTCCTCAGGAATTTGTAGATTTATTCGTCATCGGTTTTAACGTAAAACATGTCGTTGCTGGATTTGATTTTTCCTTTGGTAAAAAAGGAGAAGGTACGATGGAAACACTTCCTTTCCACTCAAGAGGTAAATTTGACCATACAACCGTTGATAAGGTTGCTATTAATGGGGAAAAAGTGAGCTCAACTTTGATCCGAACATTGATACGCACTGGGTCTGTAGAGCGGATTCCGAATTACATGGGCCGCCGGTATCGTCTGAGAGGATCCGTTGTACGAGGTGAACAACGAGGGAGTACGATTGGGTTTCCGACTGCGAATATTTTGCCGGCTGATTCATATTTGTTTCCTGCAACAGGTGTATATGCAGTGAAACTATTCGTTAACGCAAACTGGTACAAAGGCGTTTGCAACGTAGGCTATAAACCGACTTTTCATAATGAAATGGAAGGACTGCCATCAGTGGAAGTGCACTTGTTCTGTTTTAATCAATCGATCTATGGCGAAAAGGTTATTGTAGAATGGTGTCAGCGTCTTCGCGATGAAAAAAAGTTTTCATCTGCGGAAGAATTAATTAAACAAATATCAATAGATAGTGAGATGGCGATGGCATACTTCGAAAACTCTTCAGAGTGA
- the rpsO gene encoding 30S ribosomal protein S15, giving the protein MAISQERKNNLIEEYKTHDNDTGSPEVQIAILTEQINELNDHLRTHKKDHHSRRGLLKMVGKRRNLLTYLRNKDVTRYRTLINKLGLRR; this is encoded by the coding sequence ATGGCTATTTCACAAGAACGTAAGAATAATTTGATCGAAGAATATAAGACTCATGATAATGATACAGGGTCTCCAGAAGTACAGATTGCTATCCTTACTGAGCAAATTAACGAATTAAACGATCATCTACGAACTCATAAGAAAGATCATCACTCACGTCGTGGTCTTCTAAAAATGGTTGGTAAGCGTCGTAATTTGTTAACGTACTTACGTAATAAAGACGTAACACGCTATCGTACACTAATCAACAAGCTTGGTTTACGTCGATAG